The Brevibacillus brevis genome contains a region encoding:
- a CDS encoding arylamine N-acetyltransferase yields the protein MKTLPNWANTYLHRLGLKQEAASLSYLSALCRAHLQTFPYENVSKLLSYYSYKTNSVPTPSAYIENAILHDFGGTCYASNASFLALLRELGFSGYLISLADEHAAIIITELLDSADLLYVDTAAAAPFFQPVPFTSDPLYLSSFGYESAQIAPDPAHPRRYRFRRMRHQELVNDSWYFDPIQKRELADLAPAIARSFQPDATFLTCLRLHLYQLSQNRCLSLKNNSLFILYENGEDQNLHLRSIDELESIVASEFGLPRLPVREAVSALAAAGIDVFADKS from the coding sequence ATGAAAACTCTACCAAATTGGGCGAATACGTATTTGCACAGGCTCGGATTAAAACAAGAAGCAGCAAGCCTTTCTTACCTTTCTGCATTGTGCCGTGCTCATTTACAAACGTTCCCCTACGAAAACGTTAGCAAGCTCCTCTCTTACTACTCTTACAAAACCAACAGCGTCCCTACTCCTTCTGCATACATAGAAAATGCGATACTCCATGATTTCGGTGGAACCTGCTATGCCAGTAACGCCAGCTTTCTCGCTTTGCTACGCGAGCTTGGTTTTAGCGGCTATCTCATCTCGCTAGCTGATGAACACGCGGCCATTATAATTACGGAATTGTTGGATTCAGCTGATCTACTGTATGTGGACACTGCGGCAGCAGCTCCCTTTTTTCAACCTGTCCCATTTACATCTGACCCTCTCTACCTATCTTCCTTTGGCTACGAATCAGCCCAGATTGCACCTGATCCTGCCCATCCACGCCGTTATCGTTTTCGTCGGATGAGGCATCAAGAGCTGGTAAACGATAGCTGGTACTTTGATCCTATACAAAAACGCGAGCTTGCCGATCTTGCACCAGCCATTGCCCGCTCTTTTCAGCCAGACGCTACTTTTTTAACATGCCTACGTCTCCATTTGTATCAACTCTCGCAAAACCGGTGTCTATCGCTGAAGAACAATTCCCTGTTCATCCTCTACGAAAACGGCGAAGACCAAAATCTGCATCTCCGCTCTATTGATGAGTTGGAGTCCATTGTCGCGAGCGAATTCGGATTGCCTCGACTCCCAGTCCGTGAAGCTGTGAGTGCACTTGCTGCTGCCGGTATCGATGTGTTCGCTGACAAGTCCTGA
- a CDS encoding DUF6143 family protein codes for MTKPSYTRSYFYGGIPDVYMQMGYYPFPTPSATEQLSRSVHIPYAMSMADQCKYFMGQSEKMIVSDGAIGIAALSNPLRSGVHLFVHHWMITNPSPHPIEAHFLFGKASSITGTTLSRQVTSGYVQLPACPAAQGQLLHGTGMTDTFSDHIHTATRIIPASSTVEATPGGQWILGPGMALIVRVPSTGERTSFYFSIDWWEQPVYG; via the coding sequence ATGACGAAACCCTCCTACACACGCTCGTACTTTTATGGCGGAATACCAGATGTCTACATGCAGATGGGGTACTATCCGTTTCCCACTCCTTCTGCTACGGAACAGCTGAGTCGGAGTGTTCACATTCCGTATGCGATGTCGATGGCGGATCAATGTAAATACTTCATGGGGCAATCGGAAAAAATGATCGTGAGCGATGGAGCTATCGGGATTGCTGCCTTGTCGAATCCCTTACGCTCCGGTGTTCATTTATTTGTCCATCACTGGATGATCACCAATCCTTCCCCGCACCCGATAGAAGCACATTTCTTGTTTGGCAAAGCCTCCTCTATCACAGGTACGACCCTCTCTCGTCAAGTGACTTCAGGTTATGTTCAACTCCCCGCTTGTCCCGCCGCCCAAGGGCAACTTTTGCATGGCACTGGTATGACGGATACCTTTTCTGATCACATTCATACCGCCACGCGAATCATTCCGGCGTCCTCCACTGTTGAGGCGACCCCTGGCGGACAGTGGATTCTCGGACCAGGAATGGCGCTCATCGTTCGCGTTCCAAGCACAGGTGAGAGGACATCCTTTTACTTTTCAATAGACTGGTGGGAACAACCCGTATATGGGTAG